A single Halarcobacter anaerophilus DNA region contains:
- the sfsA gene encoding DNA/RNA nuclease SfsA — protein sequence MNFDKLYKGRLIKRYKRFLADIILENGEEITAHVPNSGAMTSCIEPNCEVWVTFHDNPKRKLKYTLELTKMNENLICTNTTVANKIAIEAIKNGTIKELQNYTSLKPEQKYGKNSRIDILLENENKKCYVEIKSVTLKIDEMLAFPDAITSRGTKHLIELSDMVKEGHRAVMLYVIQRTDQLPFRLAEEIDKKYAQTFKEVTKNAVEVLVYQSNINLEKIEIEKRVDFQL from the coding sequence TTGAACTTTGATAAATTATATAAAGGCAGATTAATAAAAAGATATAAAAGATTTCTTGCAGATATTATATTGGAAAACGGTGAAGAGATAACCGCCCATGTTCCAAACAGCGGAGCTATGACAAGTTGTATAGAACCAAACTGCGAAGTATGGGTTACTTTTCACGATAATCCAAAAAGAAAACTAAAATATACTTTGGAACTTACTAAAATGAATGAAAATCTAATTTGTACAAATACAACTGTAGCAAATAAAATTGCAATTGAAGCAATAAAAAACGGAACAATAAAAGAACTTCAAAATTATACTTCTTTAAAACCTGAACAAAAATACGGTAAAAACAGCCGAATTGATATACTTTTGGAAAACGAAAATAAAAAATGTTATGTAGAGATAAAAAGCGTAACACTTAAAATCGATGAGATGCTCGCTTTCCCCGATGCCATTACAAGCAGAGGAACAAAACATTTAATAGAACTTTCGGATATGGTAAAAGAGGGACATAGAGCCGTAATGCTTTATGTTATACAAAGAACAGACCAGCTTCCTTTTAGATTGGCAGAGGAGATTGATAAAAAATATGCCCAAACTTTTAAGGAAGTAACAAAAAATGCAGTTGAAGTTTTAGTTTACCAATCAAATATTAATCTGGAAAAAATTGAAATAGAAAAAAGAGTAGACTTTCAATTATAA
- a CDS encoding ATP-binding protein — MITPAIGTQELYKQLQTLIETDIPCFIHGSPGIGKSYIVNDIAKKNNLELIDVRLSQLDAVDLRGIPTISNEQTKWMPPVFLPDDENSKGILFLDELNSAPLSVQAAIYQLVLDRKIGEYSLPKGWRIICAGNKIDDKGIVFKLPSPLINRMVHIVLEAKYDDFKVWAIKNEIHPFIIGFLGFRPDLLSSEVPGSTETNPAFCTPRAWNMLSQIIKKNEDINILHPITYGTVGYAAGIEFLSFVKVYKTLPNIDAILEGQSQTIPDEPSALYALCAAIIEKYSKKEEAVNLFEYVKHLPVEFNVMLIKDLIVKDEDIAELEAFDTWMEQYGEYII, encoded by the coding sequence ATGATTACACCTGCAATCGGAACACAAGAATTATATAAACAATTACAAACTTTAATAGAAACGGATATACCATGTTTTATTCATGGAAGCCCTGGAATAGGGAAATCTTATATTGTAAATGATATAGCAAAGAAAAACAATCTGGAACTTATTGATGTAAGGCTTTCTCAGCTTGATGCCGTTGATTTAAGAGGGATTCCTACAATAAGCAATGAACAAACAAAATGGATGCCGCCTGTATTTTTACCTGATGATGAAAATTCAAAAGGGATTTTATTTTTAGATGAATTAAATTCGGCACCTCTTTCTGTTCAAGCAGCAATTTACCAACTTGTACTTGATAGAAAAATAGGGGAGTATTCACTTCCAAAAGGTTGGAGAATTATTTGTGCAGGAAATAAAATAGATGATAAAGGGATTGTTTTTAAACTTCCTAGCCCTCTTATAAACAGAATGGTTCATATTGTACTTGAAGCAAAATATGATGACTTTAAAGTTTGGGCAATAAAAAATGAGATTCACCCTTTTATAATAGGTTTTTTAGGATTTAGACCTGATTTGTTAAGTTCGGAAGTTCCGGGATCTACTGAAACAAATCCTGCTTTTTGTACACCAAGAGCTTGGAATATGTTGTCACAAATAATCAAAAAAAATGAAGATATAAATATCTTACATCCCATTACTTACGGAACGGTAGGATATGCAGCAGGAATTGAGTTTCTCTCTTTTGTAAAAGTTTATAAAACTCTTCCTAATATTGATGCAATTTTAGAAGGACAAAGTCAAACAATACCTGATGAGCCTAGTGCTTTATATGCTTTGTGTGCTGCAATTATTGAAAAATACTCTAAAAAAGAGGAAGCCGTAAATCTTTTTGAATATGTAAAACATCTGCCTGTTGAGTTTAATGTGATGCTTATAAAAGATTTAATCGTAAAAGATGAAGATATAGCAGAATTAGAAGCCTTTGATACTTGGATGGAGCAGTACGGTGAGTACATCATATGA
- a CDS encoding YgaP family membrane protein — MNKFDKIRAFCRPFRVVLGIVLIAIGIFTGIAWFYLGVIPLIAGLTDFCPVCIISKKCTPRNLQKS, encoded by the coding sequence ATGAATAAATTTGACAAAATAAGAGCTTTTTGTAGACCTTTTAGAGTTGTTTTAGGAATTGTTTTAATAGCAATCGGTATTTTTACGGGAATCGCATGGTTCTATTTAGGAGTTATTCCTTTAATAGCAGGATTAACTGATTTTTGTCCTGTATGTATTATCAGTAAAAAATGTACTCCTAGGAATTTACAAAAAAGTTAA
- a CDS encoding bacteriohemerythrin, with protein sequence MKLFDEKKHLLNYEEIDDLHREFLEIYNSVDSLDINSYIQKLISLLEHSKVHFKIEEDLMDKYNYPAKREHKDEHQKVLAEMEYFIKSSNSLFGKKMLKAYFKEKLGDWFDLHLISMDSDLTAYLKKEINELSRRENQTRVNAEYIY encoded by the coding sequence ATGAAACTGTTTGATGAAAAGAAACATCTGTTAAACTATGAAGAGATAGATGATTTGCATAGAGAATTTTTAGAAATTTATAACAGTGTAGATTCATTGGATATAAATAGTTACATACAAAAGTTAATCTCGCTTTTAGAACATAGTAAAGTTCATTTTAAGATAGAAGAAGATTTGATGGATAAATACAACTATCCCGCAAAAAGAGAGCATAAAGACGAACATCAAAAAGTTTTGGCTGAAATGGAATATTTTATAAAAAGTTCAAACTCTTTATTTGGGAAAAAGATGTTAAAAGCATATTTCAAAGAGAAACTAGGAGACTGGTTTGATTTACATTTAATAAGTATGGATAGTGATTTGACCGCATATTTAAAAAAGGAGATTAATGAGCTTTCTAGAAGAGAAAATCAAACAAGAGTTAATGCAGAATATATTTACTAA
- a CDS encoding vWA domain-containing protein: MSTSYDEVFQKIRINFLFNHPFLSVLALSIPTIFKENKNSAFQTNGNEIFIDLKKLERYSSEEITYLYAHTLLHIVLKHPYRQKTREKKLWNQACDLVINLIMSTFSNVGSMPVDEVLDLDLKDKCVEEVYEILYKENKEEENEDSSSEKKKEQEIKTTPNEKGDLKAHIYDESKMDLDEVNDEKTNEGEREKLDGIIIQALSIAKKSSKVYEGMAIEIDTLIKPEISLQDMLKEYLISSLFEKTTTYARPNKRFIHSGLYLPGSKKSDELIEVYIALDSSSSVTLDEYKKFLGVVQDVCESFYEYKVTVLPFDLKVKDKHIISFDSFNPLVQEELFIPKSDGGTDFDEVLRFLKKSSSIKSDNLLMVLTDGEFEISEALVCKTLFVISEKKNIKRFERFGRVIQFDL; encoded by the coding sequence GTGAGTACATCATATGATGAGGTTTTTCAAAAAATTAGAATTAATTTTTTGTTTAATCACCCTTTTCTTTCCGTATTAGCACTTTCGATTCCTACAATTTTCAAAGAGAATAAAAATAGTGCTTTTCAAACAAACGGTAATGAAATTTTTATTGATTTAAAAAAACTTGAAAGATATTCAAGTGAAGAGATAACTTACCTTTATGCCCACACTTTGCTTCATATAGTTTTAAAACATCCTTATAGACAAAAAACAAGAGAAAAAAAACTCTGGAATCAAGCTTGTGATTTGGTTATAAATCTTATTATGTCAACTTTTTCAAATGTGGGTTCTATGCCTGTAGATGAAGTTTTGGATTTGGATTTAAAAGATAAATGTGTTGAAGAGGTTTATGAGATTTTATATAAAGAGAACAAAGAAGAAGAGAATGAAGATTCAAGTTCTGAAAAGAAAAAAGAGCAAGAAATAAAAACAACTCCAAATGAAAAAGGAGATTTAAAAGCTCATATTTATGATGAATCTAAAATGGATTTGGATGAGGTAAATGATGAAAAAACAAATGAAGGAGAAAGAGAAAAACTTGACGGTATTATAATTCAGGCTTTGTCAATTGCCAAAAAAAGTTCAAAAGTATATGAAGGAATGGCAATAGAGATAGATACTTTGATTAAACCCGAAATATCCTTGCAAGATATGTTAAAAGAGTATTTAATCTCCTCTTTGTTTGAAAAAACAACAACCTATGCAAGACCGAATAAAAGATTTATTCACAGCGGACTCTATCTTCCTGGAAGTAAAAAAAGCGATGAACTAATAGAAGTTTATATTGCTCTTGACAGTAGTTCAAGTGTAACTTTGGATGAATATAAAAAGTTTTTGGGAGTAGTTCAAGACGTTTGTGAAAGCTTTTATGAATACAAAGTTACGGTTTTGCCTTTTGATTTAAAAGTAAAAGATAAACACATAATAAGTTTTGATTCTTTTAATCCTTTAGTTCAAGAAGAACTTTTTATTCCCAAAAGTGACGGGGGAACTGATTTTGACGAGGTATTAAGATTTTTGAAAAAATCAAGCAGTATCAAAAGTGATAATTTATTGATGGTTTTAACAGACGGTGAGTTTGAAATAAGCGAAGCTTTAGTTTGTAAAACACTTTTTGTAATAAGCGAAAAGAAAAATATAAAGAGGTTTGAAAGATTTGGAAGAGTTATTCAATTTGACCTATAA